The Pongo abelii isolate AG06213 chromosome 3, NHGRI_mPonAbe1-v2.0_pri, whole genome shotgun sequence DNA window attagccaggcgcagtggtgtgcacctgcaatcccagctactcaggaggctgaggtgggaggattgcttcagcttgggaggttgagggtgcagtgagccaggatagtgccactgcactccagcctgggcaactaccctgtctcaaaagataatTTCTTACCTGACAGGTAAGTGACTTGGTTTGGGTGATACAATCCAGGAATAGACAAAGCAGAAGTCTCCTGACTCTGAATGCCATGCTTCAGCTACTGCTGCTGTTCCAGAAATGTCTTTATGCATGTGTTTCTGTATATACTCCTTGTTCCCTTCTCAATCCCCACAGGATGGTGATTAACCAAGTTCCTTGCTAGAGGTCTGAATTATTCTATCACTTTTTAATATTTgctgtttgtgatttttttctgaatgacTTTGCTTTTACCATCCCAACCCTTAATATTCCCTGCAAAGGGTAGGTAAACActtttctagtaattttttttgtttacataatattttattttattacagtcaataaatatacttttatatatgaaatcattatagaatacatattttaaggCACTAAGTCTCCAAAGTGAAGGAACCTGTTATACTTTTCTCTCTAATTTGAAACATTAAAACATGAGAGGTAAATCTGCCAACTTATTTTGAGTTTGCAAGCTTACATTTAATAGAATAAATCAGGTAGCTTCAGAAACTTCAAGTAAGAAAATTAACAGGCTAGAGTCTGAACTAATAATCTTGATGTGGTTTGATCACTTGGTTTATTCTGATTACTCATTTACCTTTTCATTTATGAATCTAAACTGACAATTCCACCTTTAGAGGTACAGTAGAGCTATTAACCGATGAGACACATCTACTCATTCTCTATAACTCTGGACATTGCATCttgctttaaaatgcaaatcattCATGTCTTGAGCCTCTTACTGAGCAGTGAATGTGTATCcgtgcacattccatttctctttctgctGGGATTTTCTCTGGAGTCAGTGGTGCTGTCCCTAAGCAGTTCTACGTGAGCTTCTTTCTGCATCTGCAAGACAGGCACACAAAGCTCCAGTGGGCATCCACCTCTAATCCCAACCAGACTCCACAGGACTGACTTAACAAGCCCACACACAAACAAAGGatacagaaaaaccaaacaaaactacACTGCTTGCTCCTTTCTAACCCTCTCCTCAGTATCTTCAATAGACATTTGAAATGTGATGTCAACAGAAAATCTGGGACTCCGAGTCAACTTTTCATAAAATGTGTGCCAACTTTGCTAACCCTAAAGTGGGGTTTCTTGTGCTGAacacttcttttgttttgttttgtttcatttgcagGACTCTTTTTAATGCTTGGGGAACCAGTAGTTACAGCTGTGATCCTGTCTTAGACTTGATAAACTATTCTTGACATCAAAGAATAATTGATTCCTATAATTGGTTTGTGTTGTTAGACAAAACAGAAGCCATGCTGTTAGGGAATCACTTGCTCTCATTCAAACAGCCTGATGATTTTAATCATGAAAAAAGACTTTGCTGACTCCACTGGATGCGCAGGCGGGCTCGAGGCACTGAGTGTTCCTTTATGCATCAAACtcataaacaaataacaaattatGCAACAAAGCCTCTCAAGTTTTTGCCTTTCTGTTTCCCAGCCCAGGGTGCTCTTTCTCACACCCTGGGCAGCTCAGGAGAGAATGGCAAGGCCCTCTGCTGGAAGCACATCAAATGCAGAAACTAGGCCAGGCAGTGCCAGACAGTTCCCAGGCCCCACTGCCATTCGAAGCTTACGCTTTAGTTGGTTTTAGAACCAAACTCTGGCACTTCAGAACCTCCCTGCTAATGCTTCTGCTGATTGTAAAGGCAGTGTGTGAGAATCGGAGGCAGTGTCAGGCAGCCCTCAGGAAAAGCAGGAAGGAGGTTAGGCCGTTttaattctctctatatatattttataggcCCTCTTTGCTGGCCCACGAGGCTGtttttggaatgggaatgatCCTGTAAGAATGGTTCTTTGGCTTTAGTCCTGTCAAATGATGTGACACTTGCTGTGGAAATTTAATTGTGCACTCAAAATTGCAACAATAAGCCAACCTAATACAGGCTGGTATTGTTCTAATGGTCACTgcacaattttttgaaaatttgtattccttttttaaaCATTCCCCAAATTTTAAACATTCCCCCTAAAAATAAAGTAGCCAACCCTTACCTTTGTTTTGCGTGGAGTATTCTCAGAGGCCACACTTTCAGTTTTGGTTCCCATGGCTTCTTCTAAAACTAAATCAAGGAAGGTATTATAGAGAagacaaaataacataaaaaccttaagaaaaaaaactttttggtATCTTAGCAATACCTTTAATgaagaatagaaggaaatgtTATGTGTTAAAAGAatgggccgggcgctgtggctcatgcctgtcatcccagcacttcaggaggctgaagagggcggatcacaaggtcaggagttcgagaccagcctggccattacggtgaaaccccgtctttactaaaaatacaaaaattagctggatgtggtggcgcacacctgtagtcccagctactcaggaggctgaggcagaagatcacttgaacctgggaggcagaggttgcagtgagccgagatcacaccactgcactccagccagggcgacagagtgagactctgtctcaaaaagaaaaaaaaaaagtcactattaAAATTACTTTAAGATTCTTTTGTAGTATTTTACCATTATCATTTATAAGTGGCACTAAGCCCATTTTACCTACTCCTCATTCACTTTATTCAAAGGAAATTCTTCCGGCCCACTATTAATAACACTCAAGCTCTGAGCTGATGCAGACATAGAGTGACAGATTGCCCCAAGCCACAAGCCACACTCTCTCCTCTACCCTGCCCTATGGGATCAAAGCACACATCTGCTTGTGAGGAATGCTTGCCAAATCTGGCTGTGAGCATGCTCTCCGAGTCCAAAGACAGTGACCCTATTATTAATAACTTATGTGGACTCTCAAGTTTCCAAACATTCACTATTCATATCTATTTTGTATGCTATATATTGATTCCTAGCTTCTTGGCTTTATCCTAAccccaaaaggctgagaagcgaGTAGACaagttgaattattattattttttttttgagagacagggtcttactctgtcacccaggctgaagtgtagtggcacggctcactgcaacctctgccttgcagTCTCAAgtaatactcccacctcagccaagtcccaagtagctgggactacaggtgcacgcaccacaatgtccggctaatttttgtattttactttttgtagagacaacctttcaccatgttgcccaggctagtctccagctcctgagctATCCTATCTCAACTCAAGCAATTTGCTTACCTTGGCCTCTGGGATCTTataggcatgtgctgccatgctGGCCTGAATTGTAAAAATATGACTAAAGCAAAAACGACAATATCTATCATTTTTATCATGCTTTATGCTCTTCAACATGGTTTTACAGTGCTAATTTACTTTCTAATCCAATGTATGttcataacaacaaaaaaattaacctagTTGCATAATATAGGTAaacaaaagatatatttttatgatAGACTATAATTCTGAATAACAAAAGTCCTCAAAAGTTAAATagtaaaagatattttaatattttaaatattttttttaaaaaaagcaaaagaaaaaaataaaaattaaggccgggtgcagtggctcacacatgtaatctcagcactttgggaggctgaggtgagcagatcacgaggtcaggagttcgagaccagcctggcccacatggtgaaacctgtctccactaaaaatacaaacattagctgggcgtggtggcatgctcctgtagtcccagctactcaggtggctgaggcaggagaattgcttgaatctgggaggcggagagggcagtgagccaagatcccaccgctgcactccagcctgggtgacacagcaagactctgtctcagaaaataaataaataaataaaaattaaaaaataaaagttaaaaatgcaaagttaggctggatgcggtgacttacgtctataatcctagcactttgggaggtcgaggcaggtggaacacctgaggtcaggagtttgataccagcctggccaacatagtgaaaccccatctctactaaaaatacagaaattagcctggcatggtggcaggtgcctgtaatcccagatacctgggagggtgaggcaggagaatcgctgaaacccaggaggcggaggctgcagtgagccgagatcatagcactacactccaacctggatgacagagtgagactccatctcaaaaaaaaaataaaaataaaaaccacgcAAAGTTAAACGATTCAGCATATAGCAAAGAACTGTCACACTGTAgcctatataattttttattagacATGTTTCATGTATTAATCACACAATGCTGAAATACTATACACTGTAGTATTTGTGGTGCATGGCACAACGCAGACATGCACGTTTAAATATGCTAGCTAgtctaaagtaaaaataaatgacaaaacagTATATTCTTTCAGCAAAAACTTATATTTGGAGTTATATGAATACAAACTGAAAATTTCAATTTAAGAGTCCATGTAGTTACTTTTCAGCTATCTTTTTCTAGTCCTAAATGGAAAGTTACGCATTTATTTCTGCCCTGCCTCACTTCCATCATGAATAACAAGATGCATATGCTCATTATGACTAGACCAGGGTTTGAGGGGTGGGTTTGGGAGAGGGAACAAGAAGACATCTTAAAGATCCATGGACCCACCTGTTAGAATCCCATCAAGTTGGTCCACCATGAACTTTGCATCTTCTTCAGTGAAGCACATAGGTGGTTTTATTTTAAGTACATTTCTATGAGGTCCATCGGCACTGAGAAGCACTCGTTTTTCTTTCATCCTAATTTGTGTAGGAAATGCATGTGAGTGCATGCAAAGGATAACTACGATTACTGAAGAATTATGTGAACATAGAGCAGTTTAAGTATTCTGCATTTAAGAAGCCCACATTATAAATAGGACAtatttaaactttcctttttcagAGGGATGGGAGGAAGTCAAGGAAGCTTTCAAGTGGGTAGGCATCCTGCAGCCAAGATACCAAACAGGTGGGTGTGGGGGTGAATTACTTGTAGATGATGTGCTGAGCTTCAGCTGTGGCAGGGGTCCTTTTCAGATGGTCCTTCACTAAATCAATTCCGATAAAAAGGCCAATGCCCCTGCGAGAGATGAAGAAAAACTTGACCCACAATCTGTCCAACACTTCACTGTTACAAAAAGTTAACACTATCACCAAACTTCCATTTAATTTCCAAGTTTAATTCTAACTAATCCAAGATACCAATCTATGGTCacagttgtttctacttttggaaataaattagtttttgtcatcctgttttcttttctcaattataaaagaaaatggctTAAAAACAACCCTTTCATGCTATTTAGTTTCTCAAGATGTTAATGATGATAAatgttaacatatatatatgtcaatatttcatacatatatatgaaaaatatccagcttttcagaatagcattttaaataattttcaataaattatttagaGCTACATTAAGTTCCTTCTTTTCATCTTTTGGGTGCTGACATTATcctaactttatttaaaaagtataaaagccAGGAAAGACATATACccaaatgttttttgttgttgttggtttatttatttattttatagaaacaaggtttcttgttatattgcccaggctggtctcaaactcctaggctcaggcaatattcctgcctctgcctcccaggtgcttggattacagatgtgaaccaccacatccggccccaCCCAAATGTTAACAGTGGTGATATCTGGATTCTGGAATAAGAATAATTTTCGCTATCtctgttttttggtgttttctaGATTTAGTTTTATGTACTTTATTATAAACTTAGAAGATAAAAtataagctattattattattgttagagacaggatttcaccctatcaccaaggctggaatgcagcggcacaatcttggctcactgcaacctctgcctcccaggctcaagcgattctcatgcctcagcctcccgagtagctgggactataaggttgtgccagcacacctggctaattttttgtagttttaatagagatggggtttcaccatgttgcccagcctataaactattattattttgaaaaaaaatgagtaactACATGACAACTTCATAATGAACATACCTAATATCTCCTATCAAAGTGTGTTTAGCCTTCTGTTTTTTCAGTAACTCAGTGAGATAATTCCCTACTCTCGTGGCATTTCCTTGAAGGTCTTCATTTTCAATTATATCCAGGACAGCCAAACCAACAGCACAAGATACTGGATTTCCTccatactgtaaaaaaaaaaaaaaaaaaaagacaaatgagaaaatataccaGTTGAATGAGTGGTATTCCCTCATCCATGAGAAATTTGGCTCACACATACATAAGtgaagaaataatttgaataaaatgttcTCTTATAATATTAGTTTCTCATACTTAGAATAGAGCATGATTCTATTTATTCAGGATTGAGTGAAAATTCATTCTAAATTATATTATCCAAGCTGCATAACTGGTATGAAGGACTACCAGTGATTTTATTTGCTCATCCAAACAAAAGCAGACCTCATGTTGGGAGTTCAGGATTTCATAGTGTTGCCCAGTGAGGGAAATAGGGGTTTCTGCCCTTGAAGAGCTGAGTAAAAATAGCTAAGCAATGACATTTTCCCCAAACAATTTATGTCCTCAGATTTGAATATTACTTTTAGCTGTAACAAGTCCTATTATATATACTGAACAAACTACAATAATTTTTCCAAGCTTAAAGCTTATGAGGATAAGGCAAAGAAATATAATatccaaaagataaaaatttagtATCTCTTATGACAGCCGTATAACATTTATAGTACTGAGTCatcaaaataaaagtgttttggaAATTTAAGTATGAtatgaaacaaagaaatgaaaatatcataACCTGTAGAATTTAGCAGGGCAACCATCTatcattggaaaaattaataagactgttttaggacaggtaaagaTACACAAGCAGAAATACAAGGAGCATTTTGTCAGACAGAATAAAATCTGGTTAGATGAAAGTTTGGCCATATCTAATGCATGTGaggcttaaaatctagatgacaggttgataggtgcagcaaagcaccatggcacatgtgtacttatgtaacaaacctgcacattctactcacatatcccggaacttaaagtataattatatatatatatgtatataaaataattatatataatatatataaatatatatatatgtatttaagatgttttattaaaataagaaaaaactttGGCCAGAGTTCTGGGTGGTTAGCTGGCAATACTGAGCTTTATTCTTTACTACATTGGCAAAAAGTATAAGAACATGCATTATTATTCCTTCTTAGCATTAAAGTTGGAGACCAAAATGTACCGTATTAAAATATTCCATCCCAGAGCTGCTGAAGGCTTCTGCAATTTCTTTGGTTGTTACCACACATGCCACCGGGTGGCCGTTGCCCATCGGTTTTCCCATTGTGACGATGTCTGGAACAAAGTCTTCACCATACATTTGGAAGCTCCAGAAATGTTTCCCAACTCGGCCAAAGCCCACTTGAACTTCATCAGCTATAAACACACCCCCTGCACCATGTACATATCTGAAAAGCAAAGCAGCAGTCTAATGCCTTCAGGTCACTGAGAGCCCCAAACCCACCCATAAAGATGCAAATtattgaagacaaaaaaaaaaagttgttaaccTGAAGgcttaatttttgttaaaaaaacatTTCAGTACTCTAAACCCCACATAAATGTCTTTGATTTTACAATATAATCACATAATTTTTAGATTAGATATATTCCATACCAGTTGGGTTTGTGCTGCTTAAAGTAAGCTAtattgcagtattttttttttaagagatggggtctcactctgttgcccaggctggagtgcagtggtacgatcaaactccctgtaacctcaaactcctgggctcaagccatcctcccacctcagcctcccgagtagctggaactacagacgtgtgccaccatgcccagataatatttttaaaaagtttttatagagaggggggtcttgctatattgctcagctggtattgaattcctggcctcaggtgatccttctgccttggcctcccaaagtgctgggattataggcatgagccacagcacccagtccTATTACCGTATTTTAAGTCGGAAGAGAAAGAATCAAACAAGTAGTTGTTAACAGGGTTAGTCTTCAAATATTTACTAATTGGGAAGGCTTGTGTactggttaatactgagtgtcaacttgattgaattgaaggacacaaagtattaatcctgggttcctgggtatgtctgtgagggtgttcccaaaaaagattaacatttgagtcagtgggttgGGGAaagcagatccacccttaatctggtgggcacaatctaatcagctgccagcgaatatagagcaggcagaaaaatgtgaagaggAGAGACTggctagcctcccagcctacatctttctctcatgctggatgcttcctgccctcaaacatcagactccaggttcttcagttttgggacttaaACTGGttgtccttgctcctcagcttgcagacagcctattgtgggaccttgtgatcatgtaagttaatacttaataccgccgtgtgtgtgcgtgtgtgtgtgtgtgtgtgtgtgtgtatatatatatgatatgtgatatatatatg harbors:
- the ETNPPL gene encoding ethanolamine-phosphate phospho-lyase isoform X1 produces the protein MCELYSKRDTLALRKKHIGTSCKVFFASDPIKIVRAQRQYMFDENGEQYLDCINNVAHVGHCHPGVVKAALKQMELLNTNSRFLHDNIVEYAKRLSATLPEKLSVCYFTNSGSEANDLALRLAQQFRGHQDVITLDHAYHGHLSSLIEISPYKFQKGKDVKKEFVHVAPTPDTYRGKYREDHADPASAYADEVKKIIEDAHNSGRKIAAFIAESMQSCGGQIIPPAGYFQKVAEYVHGAGGVFIADEVQVGFGRVGKHFWSFQMYGEDFVPDIVTMGKPMGNGHPVACVVTTKEIAEAFSSSGMEYFNTYGGNPVSCAVGLAVLDIIENEDLQGNATRVGNYLTELLKKQKAKHTLIGDIRGIGLFIGIDLVKDHLKRTPATAEAQHIIYKMKEKRVLLSADGPHRNVLKIKPPMCFTEEDAKFMVDQLDGILTVLEEAMGTKTESVASENTPRKTKMQKEAHVELLRDSTTDSRENPSRKRNGMCTDTHSLLSKRLKT
- the ETNPPL gene encoding ethanolamine-phosphate phospho-lyase isoform X2, which codes for MCELYSKRDTLALRKKHIGTSCKVFFASDPIKIVRAQRQYMFDENGEQYLDCINNVAHGVVKAALKQMELLNTNSRFLHDNIVEYAKRLSATLPEKLSVCYFTNSGSEANDLALRLAQQFRGHQDVITLDHAYHGHLSSLIEISPYKFQKGKDVKKEFVHVAPTPDTYRGKYREDHADPASAYADEVKKIIEDAHNSGRKIAAFIAESMQSCGGQIIPPAGYFQKVAEYVHGAGGVFIADEVQVGFGRVGKHFWSFQMYGEDFVPDIVTMGKPMGNGHPVACVVTTKEIAEAFSSSGMEYFNTYGGNPVSCAVGLAVLDIIENEDLQGNATRVGNYLTELLKKQKAKHTLIGDIRGIGLFIGIDLVKDHLKRTPATAEAQHIIYKMKEKRVLLSADGPHRNVLKIKPPMCFTEEDAKFMVDQLDGILTVLEEAMGTKTESVASENTPRKTKMQKEAHVELLRDSTTDSRENPSRKRNGMCTDTHSLLSKRLKT